From Alligator mississippiensis isolate rAllMis1 chromosome 9, rAllMis1, whole genome shotgun sequence, one genomic window encodes:
- the NMUR2 gene encoding neuromedin-U receptor 2 yields MDWITNVSWLDHLAGKEEPLRWHLNSTEDYLAFLCGPKRSHLFVPMSLIYALIFVVGVVGNLLVCLVIIKHRNMKTPTNYYLFSLAISDLLVLVFGMPLEVYEMWSNYPFLFGPVGCYFKTALFETVCFASILSVTTVSMERYVAILHPFRAKLESTRKRALRIIIVLWVLSVLFSLPNTSTHGILLQRFPNGTLVPGSATCTVVMPMWIYNCIIQVTSFLFYVLPVAIISVLYYLMGLKLRGDKSLEAEEMTVNIQRPSRKSVTKMLFVLVMVFAVCWAPFHIDRLFFSFVVDWTEPLANVFNLIHVLSGVFFYLSSAVNPIIYNLLSRRFRLAFLNVITPRCKLWATKQPASRIPAHQSLFLVGDCNLMDSAENASPPSTHRMSVCSSRLSTGL; encoded by the exons ATGGACTGGATCACCAACGTCTCATGGCTCGATCACCTCGCTGGGAAGGAGGAACCGCTCAGATGGCATTTAAACAGCACTGAGGACTATCTCGCCTTTTTATGTGGCCCCAAACGGAGTCACCTCTTCGTGCCCATGAGTTTAATATATGCCTTGATttttgtggtgggggtggtgggaaaCCTGTTAGTGTGCCTGGTGATCATAAAGCACAGGAACATGAAAACCCCCACCAACTACTACCTCTTCAGCCTCGCCATTTCGGACCTGCTGGTGCTGGTTTTCGGGATGCCGCTGGAGGTGTACGAGATGTGGAGCAATTACCCCTTCCTCTTCGGGCCCGTCGGCTGCTACTTCAAGACGGCGCTCTTTGAGACGGTCTGCTTTGCCTCCATCCTGAGTGTCACCACGGTCAGCATGGAGAGATATGTCgccatcctccatcctttccgGGCCAAGCTGGAGAGCACCAGGAAGCGTGCGCTGAGGATCATCATTGTCCTCTGGGTCCTCTCCgtcctcttctctctccccaacACCAGCACTCACGGCATCTTGCTCCAGCGCTTCCCCAACGGGACGCTGGTCCCCGGCTCTGCCACCTGCACCGTGGTCATGCCTATGTGGATCTACAACTGTATCATCCAGGTCACTTCCTTCCTCTTCTATGTGCTGCCTGTGGCTATCATTAGTGTCCTCTACTATCTGATGGGGCTGAAA TTGAGAGGAGACAAATCTTTGGAAGCAGAGGAAATGACTGTGAACATTCAGAGACCCTCCAGAAAATCAGTCACTAAGATGTTAT TTGTTCTGGTGATGGTATTTGCTGTCTGCTGGGCCCCGTTTCACATCGATCGACTCTTCTTCAGCTTCGTTGTGGACTGGACGGAGCCACTGGCCAACGTCTTCAACCTTATCCATGTGCTGTCAG GTGTTTTCTTCTATCTCAGCTCTGCCGTGAACCCCATCATTTACAACCTCCTTTCTCGTCGCTTCAGATTGGCGTTCCTCAACGTGATCACCCCTCGGTGCAAGCTCTGGGCCACCAAGCAGCCTGCCAGCAGGATCCCAGCCCACCAGAGCCTTTTCCTGGTAGGAGACTGCAATCTGATGGATTCTGCGGAGAATGCAAGTCCTCCATCCACGCACAGGATGTCCGTCTGCAGCTCTCGGCTTTCTACCGGCCTGTGA